The bacterium genome has a segment encoding these proteins:
- a CDS encoding D-alanine--D-alanine ligase, translated as MAFKPKKQLRILMVLDQDLIPPKNIKELPEEESKKFENEYDVISTLEGMGHEIRIVGVAKDVRVIRSAMEEFQPQVAFNMLVEMHGYSMFEPHVVSYLELIQLPYTGCNPRGLMLAHDKALTKEIMSYHRVPVPEFVVFPRNRTIKRPPRLKFPLLVKSLVEEGSVAISKASIVHDDAALAERVEFVHRKVVTHAIAEQYIEGREIYVAMTGNHRLEVYTPWELHIEHLPEGAPLIATSKSKWDRAYQKKIGLSTRPADLTPEIKKRIDHVSRRIYRILNLSGYARLDFRLSPEGVLYLLEANPNPDISFGEDFAEAAGHSGISYQKLLQKIVNLGMSYHPFF; from the coding sequence ATGGCCTTTAAACCAAAGAAACAGCTTCGCATCCTGATGGTGCTTGATCAGGATCTGATCCCGCCCAAAAACATCAAGGAATTGCCGGAAGAAGAGAGCAAAAAGTTTGAAAATGAATATGACGTGATTTCCACATTGGAAGGAATGGGACACGAGATCAGGATCGTAGGAGTCGCCAAAGACGTCCGCGTTATCCGCTCGGCCATGGAAGAATTTCAGCCTCAAGTTGCTTTCAACATGCTGGTCGAAATGCATGGCTACTCCATGTTTGAGCCTCATGTCGTCAGCTATCTCGAATTGATTCAGCTTCCTTACACTGGATGCAATCCGCGAGGATTGATGCTGGCCCATGATAAGGCGCTTACAAAAGAGATCATGAGTTATCACCGCGTTCCTGTGCCGGAATTTGTTGTGTTTCCCCGGAATCGCACAATCAAAAGGCCGCCAAGACTGAAGTTTCCACTCCTTGTTAAGTCTCTTGTGGAAGAAGGCTCGGTTGCTATCTCAAAAGCTTCCATTGTTCACGATGATGCAGCCCTTGCGGAACGCGTAGAGTTCGTTCATCGAAAAGTAGTGACGCATGCAATTGCAGAACAGTACATTGAAGGCCGGGAGATTTATGTGGCAATGACAGGGAACCACAGGCTGGAAGTTTATACGCCATGGGAACTGCACATTGAACATCTGCCCGAAGGAGCGCCTCTGATTGCCACAAGCAAGAGCAAATGGGACCGCGCTTATCAAAAAAAAATCGGACTCTCCACCAGGCCCGCCGACTTGACGCCGGAGATAAAGAAGCGGATCGATCATGTTTCCCGACGAATTTACCGGATCCTGAATCTTTCCGGCTATGCGCGACTCGATTTCCGTTTATCTCCCGAAGGGGTGCTCTATCTCCTTGAAGCGAATCCAAATCCGGACATCTCGTTCGGCGAAGATTTTGCGGAAGCAGCAGGACATTCCGGAATCAGCTACCAAAAACTGCTGCAAAAAATAGTGAATCTTGGAATGAGTTACCACCCGTTCTTTTAG
- a CDS encoding BON domain-containing protein, translating to MARKFALLVMIFLAVSFMACSASNDARITTEVKAKITDDEILDATDISVDTKEGVVTLEGKITQQDQEAHAIQLARSVPQVKDVVSRLQVEPQIGSTNLDEKMEETAENAGKKLEETAEKTGEKIDGAGEKIAETADKAEDKIDDVNVGEMVDDASTTAKVKLALAKDDQVAAYRIDVDTKNGVVTLTGKVKNAAEAAQAVKVAESIEGVKKVNSDLVVGS from the coding sequence ATGGCACGGAAGTTTGCTTTATTGGTAATGATCTTTCTTGCAGTTTCATTCATGGCCTGCAGCGCAAGCAACGATGCGCGGATTACGACCGAAGTTAAGGCGAAAATCACGGACGATGAGATTCTGGATGCAACAGACATCAGTGTAGATACTAAGGAAGGAGTGGTGACGCTGGAAGGGAAAATTACTCAACAGGATCAGGAGGCTCATGCCATTCAACTAGCTCGTTCTGTTCCCCAGGTAAAGGATGTAGTTTCCAGACTACAGGTTGAGCCACAAATCGGCAGCACAAATCTTGATGAAAAGATGGAAGAAACGGCTGAGAATGCGGGCAAGAAGTTAGAGGAGACTGCGGAAAAGACCGGAGAAAAGATTGATGGGGCCGGAGAAAAAATTGCAGAAACGGCAGACAAAGCCGAAGACAAGATTGACGATGTGAACGTCGGCGAAATGGTAGACGACGCATCGACAACGGCGAAAGTAAAGCTGGCGCTCGCGAAGGACGATCAGGTTGCCGCTTACCGGATTGATGTCGACACAAAAAACGGTGTGGTCACTCTCACTGGAAAAGTTAAGAATGCAGCAGAAGCCGCTCAGGCGGTTAAGGTTGCTGAATCCATTGAAGGCGTAAAGAAGGTCAACTCTGATCTCGTAGTCGGTTCATAG
- a CDS encoding putative zinc-binding metallopeptidase: MPARIQWSRISDEDLLKFRLCDLPIKLEGTPLKRQIKQLYKELGSRGIRFRPHVWLSDEFFTPDQVPGFAVPFYLAHPRLMKLERKQMLQIEGGSEQDFMRIIRHEAGHALDHAYRLHSDSGFRRVFGSLRKPYPESYRPNPNSRSYVLHLGSWYAQSHPLEDYAETFAVWLGPRWRSRYQGWPALRKLVYIDQLIKNISGKPSKNWRREKVDTLRQIKMTLGEYYSQKKEQYAIEYPAYYDRDLRRIFSQEKRYTSRQTAVSFLRDYRTEVRHLVAEGTGVHSYSVDHVLETMIDRAKDLRLRVCFPKNQTRRQVLIMLTVHTMNIVHSGRYRFYYGL; encoded by the coding sequence ATGCCAGCACGAATTCAATGGAGTCGCATCAGTGATGAAGATTTACTAAAGTTTCGTCTTTGTGATCTTCCTATCAAACTTGAAGGCACACCGTTAAAGAGACAAATCAAGCAACTCTATAAAGAACTTGGATCGCGTGGGATCCGGTTCAGGCCGCATGTGTGGCTCTCCGATGAATTTTTTACGCCCGATCAGGTCCCCGGATTTGCTGTGCCTTTCTACCTTGCGCATCCGCGATTGATGAAACTGGAACGGAAACAGATGCTGCAAATAGAAGGTGGAAGCGAGCAGGATTTTATGCGCATTATTCGACATGAAGCAGGGCATGCTCTGGATCATGCTTATCGACTGCACTCTGATTCGGGCTTCCGTAGAGTCTTCGGCTCTCTCCGCAAGCCGTATCCCGAGTCTTACAGACCGAATCCCAACAGCCGCAGTTATGTTCTGCATCTTGGCTCATGGTACGCTCAATCACATCCACTGGAGGATTATGCTGAGACTTTTGCAGTTTGGCTTGGCCCCCGCTGGAGGAGCCGGTACCAGGGATGGCCGGCTTTGCGAAAACTTGTGTACATCGATCAATTGATAAAGAATATTTCAGGAAAGCCGTCCAAAAATTGGCGCCGGGAAAAAGTGGATACGCTCCGGCAGATCAAAATGACGCTGGGTGAATACTACAGTCAAAAGAAAGAGCAGTACGCGATTGAGTATCCTGCCTATTATGACCGGGATTTGCGGCGAATCTTTTCACAAGAGAAGCGCTATACATCGCGCCAGACAGCGGTTTCATTTTTGCGCGATTACCGCACTGAAGTGCGGCATCTGGTTGCGGAAGGGACTGGCGTCCATTCCTATTCGGTCGATCACGTTCTGGAAACAATGATAGACCGCGCAAAGGATTTACGGTTGCGTGTCTGTTTCCCGAAGAATCAAACAAGAAGACAGGTGCTGATTATGCTCACTGTTCATACAATGAACATCGTGCATTCGGGCCGTTACCGGTTTTATTATGGCCTTTAA